A single genomic interval of Helicoverpa armigera isolate CAAS_96S chromosome 22, ASM3070526v1, whole genome shotgun sequence harbors:
- the LOC110382680 gene encoding uncharacterized protein KIAA2013 homolog, with product MERLRSDVADMSRRAGDVLRRINRLVDGPLTRKKLVIICLVIIFLVLYVGPTFMNWMFGPESGTTRQNVCVQNFMKPFESSLKDYDVYLRQESSAALNSLNHNYVPYVGNGFVGLALEHVPHLNIKHGRTLSLPLYYHPLYVIDDYEMKEFTVAEYKKGIVHRFQCSDSGLQVSYQYYAHRTIPSLFVQEIWVNNPTNVNKKLRISTPRVSDWPTSVKQTVNLHQGVDMKEYEVVTGMITIPDSDNVIAAAVVCRKMSNSILVEARDGLDILILTTVQYSKPIKKIDYAKQKDIVEKKAIEEMEKVIALTGDRTAIRNLRENHARVWQGLWYTGFYISDSKAQGIINGDRINATIYAILSQVRSYEHEDSMKANTKADIMRSLTYSEGCYEGHSTLDAFNLWKPLNSLTNLNSVASVWLLTLEKQGCHNLLKAGASGVNQAMILSFGSLRFSNQHLEYNIHPSKLHRDFLFRRLNYGNMTHVNISVILQEDNKAAIFVALDRSDKTYYACDAGCLDSPVQLGPYRKYFPVKLTEPLTAILYITADKQHMEDLRHAIHVKEVVEAPAHDNHVIALHKHGHSLGGLNPLFWISIIVLIVVFHLFLCRIIMNEFCDSGVSYRRLYNKP from the coding sequence ATGGAAAGGCTGCGTTCTGACGTCGCAGACATGAGTCGCCGTGCCGGGGATGTTTTGAGGCGTATCAACAGACTAGTCGACGGACCCCTCACTAGAAAGAAACTGGTAATAATATGTCTGGTTATTATATTCCTAGTTCTATACGTGGGACCTACTTTTATGAATTGGATGTTCGGTCCTGAGAGCGGGACCACTCGCCAGAATGTTTGTGTACAGAATTTCATGAAGCCTTTCGAATCTTCTCTAAAAGATTACGACGTGTACCTGAGACAGGAATCCTCAGCGGCACTGAACTCGCTCAATCACAACTATGTGCCTTATGTTGGAAATGGTTTCGTGGGCTTAGCACTGGAGCACGTTCCTCATTTGAACATCAAACACGGGAGAACTCTGTCGTTACCGCTGTACTATCACCCTCTCTACGTCATAGATGATTATGAAATGAAGGAATTTACAGTAGCCGAATACAAAAAGGGCATAGTGCACAGATTTCAGTGTTCAGATTCAGGTTTACAAGTTTCATACCAATATTATGCCCACAGAACAATACCTTCATTGTTTGTGCAAGAGATTTGGGTGAATAATCCCACCAATGTAAACAAGAAATTGCGAATATCAACACCAAGAGTGTCTGATTGGCCAACATCAGTCAAGCAGACAGTAAATCTACACCAAGGAGTTGATATGAAGGAATACGAGGTAGTGACTGGTATGATCACAATACCAGACAGTGACAATGTAATAGCGGCTGCTGTAGTGTGCAGGAAAATGAGCAACTCAATCTTAGTTGAAGCTAGGGATGGACTGGACATCTTGATATTGACTACAGTGCAATACAGTAAACCAATCAAGAAAATAGACTATGCAAAGCAAAAAGACATTGTTGAAAAAAAAGCTATTGAGGAAATGGAAAAGGTTATAGCATTAACTGGTGACAGAACAGCAATAAGGAATTTGAGAGAGAACCATGCAAGAGTGTGGCAAGGACTGTGGTACACAGGGTTCTACATTTCAGACTCAAAAGCTCAAGGCATCATCAATGGTGATAGAATTAATGCTACAATATATGCCATCCTCTCTCAAGTAAGGAGTTACGAACATGAAGACAGTATGAAAGCAAACACAAAGGCAGACATTATGAGAAGTTTGACTTATTCTGAAGGTTGTTACGAAGGGCACTCAACTCTTGATGCTTTCAATCTATGGAAACCCTTGAATTCTCTAACAAACCTAAATTCAGTTGCAAGTGTGTGGTTACTCACTCTTGAAAAACAAGGATGTcacaatttattaaaagctgGAGCGAGTGGAGTCAATCAAGCAATGATACTAAGCTTTGGAAGTTTGCGTTTTAGTAATCAGCACTTAGAATACAACATTCACCCTTCAAAATTACACCGAGATTTCCTATTTAGACGACTCAATTATGGCAATATGACTCATGTAAATATAAGTGTTATATTACAGGAAGACAATAAGGCAGCTATATTTGTGGCTCTAGACCGCTCCGACAAGACATACTATGCATGTGATGCAGGATGCTTGGACTCCCCTGTGCAACTCGGCCCTTACAGGAAGTACTTCCCTGTTAAATTAACAGAGCCTCTGACAGCTATACTGTATATTACAGCTGATAAGCAGCACATGGAGGACCTGAGACATGCCATTCATGTCAAAGAGGTGGTAGAAGCCCCCGCACATGATAACCATGTGATAGCATTACATAAACATGGACACAGTTTAGGAGGCCTAAATCCCCTATTCTGGATATCAATTATAGTTCTTATTGTTGTCTTCCATTTATTCTTGTGCAGAATAATCATGAATGAATTCTGCGACAGTGGAGTGAGTTATAGACGGCTTTACAACAAGCCTTGA